The genome window TGCAGGGCGACCGCCTCGGACACCCAGCGCTTGGAGGCCTCGAGCCCCTCGGCCAGGACCGTCTCGTCGACCTTGGGGGCGCCGGCCTCGTAGTGGCCCACCGAGCCCGGCGTGCCGGCGGCCTCGACCATCATCACCGCCACGTCACCGTCGGCGAGGACCCGCCCGGCGACCACCATCTCGAAGGTGCAGCCGTCGGCCTCGGGATAGGTGGGGTGCGGGATCCACTGGCCGTCGGTGCTGTAGCCGATGCGCACGGCACCGACGGGACCCCCGAAGGGGATGCCCGACATTCCCAGGGCGGCGGACGCCGCGTTGAGAGCCAGAACGTCGTAGGGGTTCTGCTGGTCGGCGCCCAGCACGATGCCGACGACGTGCACGTCGTTGCGGAAGCCGTCGGGGAAGGCGGGACGCAGGGGACGGTCGATGAGACGGCACGCCAGGGTCGCCTGCTCGCTGGCCCGGCCCTCCCGGCGGAAGAACGACCCCGGGATCTTGCCCGCGGAGAACATGCGCTCCTCGATGTCGACGGTCAGCGGGAAGAAGTTGGCGCCCTCCCGAGCGCTCTCGGAGGCCGTGGCGGTGACGAGCACCTCGGTCCGTCCGAGCCGGGCCAACACGGCGCCTCCCGCAAGTGCGGCCAGCCGGCCGGTCTCCAGGGTCATCTCCTTGCCGTCGGCCCCGCCGATCGCCCCGGAGACGCTGATTGCCTCGTTCATGGAATTCCTTTCGAATCGATCACCGCAGCCCCAAACGGGGCGAGGCTCCTCGAGCCACCACATAACGGCCGAGAGGCCGGAGGTTCGCGGATTGTGCCTGCGTGAAGTATCTGTGGTTGTCAGCGACGCAGGCCGAGCTTGGTGATCAGCGCGCGGTAGCGCTCGATGTCCTCGTTGCGGAGGTAGTCAAGCAATCGCCGGCGGCGACCGACCAGCATCAGAAGACCACGACGGCTGTGGTGGTCCTTCTTGTGCACCTTCAGGTGCTCGGTCAGGTGACTGATGCGATCCGTGAGCAGCGCCACCTGAACTTCGGTGGAGCCCACGTCGGTGTCGTGCCGACGGTGTTTCGCGATCGTGTCGGCCTTCGGAGGCAGGTGTTCGGCCATCATTCCCGACGGCCCGCGCTTGTGCGGGCCGATTCCAACTCTTGCGTGTGATTCCGCGTCATCGTCTCTGCGTTGCCGGGATCAGGCTACCGGTCCGGGGGTCCCGCTCCACCACCGGCCGGGCCGGGCCGCGGCGGCCGATTCTCCGCAGCCACCACCACAACCGGCTGGAGCGCGTCGCCGCGCCGTTCGCACATCGCCAGCAGCGATCCCGACTCGTCGAGCACAGCCCACGGCCCGTCGCCCTGCAGCCCGGTGGCCGGGAGACGCCGGCCCTGGGCGACGGCCCGGGCTCCTGCCTCGGGCACCGTGAGGAGGTCGTAGTCCCGTACACCGGTCGCCGGTGCCAGGAGTTCCAGGCGCTCCAGCGGCCGGGCCTCGGACTCCGTGAACGACCCGACCGCTGTCCGGCGCAGCGTTGCCAGGTG of bacterium contains these proteins:
- the rpsO gene encoding 30S ribosomal protein S15 — its product is MAEHLPPKADTIAKHRRHDTDVGSTEVQVALLTDRISHLTEHLKVHKKDHHSRRGLLMLVGRRRRLLDYLRNEDIERYRALITKLGLRR